The Bosea sp. AS-1 region TCTTCGAGATCCTGCGGGCGGTCAATTTCCTCGCCAGCCATCTCGACAAGGTGCGCGACACACCAGAGATGGTCGGCCCCAATGTCCGCGCCAATGTCGAGGAGGGGCTGGGCTACTCCGCTCTGGACGTGACGTGCGCCATGAAGCAGCAGACGGCGATCTACCAGCGCTGGCAGCGCTTCTTCGATGATTACGACGTCATCCTATCCCCGGCCGTCACCTTGAGCCCGCGGCCCTGGACCGAGCTTTTCCCGGCCGAAATAGACGGCAAGCCGACGCGGACCTACTTCCACTGGCTCGCGCTCGCCTATGCCGTCACCACCGTCGGCCATCCGGCGATCTCGCTGCCGGTCGGGCTCGACCGCAACGGCATGCCCTTCGGCCTGCAGATCGTCGGACCGCGCGGCGGCGACGCCAAGGTTCTGGCTGTGGCGGCGGCGCTGGAAGCGGCACTCGCCGGGGATCCGCTGACGGCGCGGCCGGTGCCGGATCTGGCTCGCCTTGCCAAGGCGCGACCGCTCAGCGAGAGCCCGAACTTCATGGGCTTCGCCTGAGACGCTCACGGGCTTCGTTCACGGCGGAGCCCACCCATCACCAACCATAAGAGGGGAGAATGCAGATGAGACGTCGTGAATTCCTCATGGGTACGGCAGCGCTTGGGCTAGCCGGCCCGGCGTTGACACGGCAGGCGGCGGCACAAGGCTCCGCAACGCTGATGAAGTTCGTGCCGCAGGCCAATCTGTCGGCGCTCGATCCGGTGTGGACGACGGCGACCGTGACCAACAATCACGGCTATTACGTCTTCGACATGCTCTACGGCACCGACGAGAAGCTGAAGCCGCAGCCGCAGATGGCGGAAGGGCACGAGATCTCCGCCGACGGCAAAACCTGGCGCATCAAGCTGCGCGAAGGGCTGACCTTTCACGACGGCTCGCCGGTGCGGGGTGTCGACTGCGCGGCGAGCCTCAAGCGCTGGACCCAGCGCGACCCCTACGGCCAGTTGCTCGGCCGCGCCGTCGAGGAATGGGGAGCGCCTGACGATCGCACGATCGAGATCAAGCTGAAGCGCCCCTTCCCGATGATGCTGGATTGCCTGGCGAAGTCCGACCAGCCTCCGGTGATCATGCCCGAACGCCTGGCCAAGACCGACGCCAACACGCAGGTGACGGAGATGGTCGGCTCCGGGCCTTACAAGTTCGTCGCGGCGGATTACGTCTCGGGCAGCCGCGTGGCCTATGAGAAGTTCGAGGCATACAAGCCGCGCAGCGAGCCGCCGAGCCGCAACGCCGGTGGCAAGGTCGCGCATTTCAAGCGGATCGAGTGGAACATCCTGCCGGACCCGGCGACGGCGGGAGCAGCGCTGACACGCGGCGAGGTGGATTGGTGGGAACGTCCGCTCACCGATCTGCAGCCGATGCTGGCGAGCAATCCTGACATCAAGCAAGAGGTCATCGACAAGGCCGGCCGTGGCTCGATCATCCGCCTCAACCACCTGCAGCCGCCCTTCAACAACCCGAAGGTGCGCGCCGCCGTCCGCATGGCGGTGAAGCAGGAGGACTACATGCGCGCTACCCAGGGCGACGACACCTCGCTCTGGCAGACCTGCCGCAGCCTGTGGTGGCGCGGCACGCCCTATTACGACGGCGACCAGGAAGATCTGATGCCGCAGAGCATCGAGAAGGCGAAGGCGGCGCTCAAGGAGTCCGGCTACAATGGCGAGAAGGTCGTCATCATCAACCCGACCGATTTTCCCGATATCGGCCCGCTGGGCGAGGTGACCTTCGAATTGCTCAAGCAGCTCGGCATGAATGTCGAGATGGCGGCGAGCGACTGGGGCACCGTCGTCCAGCGTCGCGGCAGTCGCGAACCGGTCGAGAAGGGCGGCTGGAGCATCTTCCACACCACCGGCTCGGCGACGGGCTGGGGCAATCCGGCCCTGTCCTCGCTGGTGCGTGGACAGGGTGAGAAGGGCTGGTTCGGCTGGTGGAAAAGCGACAAGGCCGAAGCGCTCGCCGAGGCCTGGCTCTATGCTCCCGACGAAGCCGCGCAGAGCAAGAACGCCAAGGAGCTGGGCCGGCTGGCGCTGGAGGAGGTCGCGACGATACCGCTCGGCCAGTTCGTCAGCCGCACGGCCTATCGCAAGGACATGACCGGAATGCTCGCCGGTTCGGCCCCCTATCCCTGGGGGGTGAAGCGCGGCTGAGACCAGCCATCAAGCTGAGGGCGGCCGTATGGGCCGCCCTTTTTTCTTGCGGTCAGCGCTTCGCCGCCACGGCCGCCGACCAGGGCGAGGCCGCGTCGCTCGATCCTTCCGCGCCCTCGCGAGACACCTGGATGAAGTTCGGGCAGGCGAAGTTGATCGGCAGCACGGCGTGCTCGACGAGAGCCGTCGGGCCTGCCGCTTCCAGCGCTGCGATGGTCTGCGCCGGCAGGCGCAGGTCGGCATTGGTCGAATCCGGGCCGGAGACGTCGATGCGCGGCTGATGCGCCGTCCGTTCGGTGTCCATCCCGAAATCGAGCTGCCAGGCCAGCGTCTGGTAGATGCTGGCGAGGATGCGCCGGCCGCCGGAGGAGCCCGCGGCGAGGCGCGGCCAGCCGCCGTCCTTCGGCGTGACCACCACCGGCAGCATGTTGCAGAGCGGCCGGGCCCCCGGCGCGATGGCGTTGGCGCTGCCGGGGCGCGGGTCGAACCACATCATGCCGTTGTTCATCAGCACGCCGGTCGAGGGCAGCACGACGCGACTGCCCATCGAGGAGAGCAGCGTCGTGGTGACGGCGACGAGGTTGCCCTCGCGGTCGACCACGGTGAGATGCGTCGTGCAGGTGTCGCCCGGCTCCTTCGCCGCGGCGGCTGCGCCGAGCCCGGCCAGCCGGTCGCTGTAGGCCTGCCGCATCACCTGGGAGAGCTGGGTGAACCAGGTTGCGGACGGCCCGTTGGCGTCGACCGGAGCATCGGCCATGCCGGCGACGACCCGCTCGAGCGTTGGTGCGGCTGTCAGCCCTCCGGCCGTATGGATCAGGTGGCTGTCGCGCCAGGCGATGGTCGGCGACTCGCGGAGTTCGGCCCGGCAATTCGCCAGATCCTCGGCATCAACCACGCCGCCGCTCGCGGCGATGTCCGCCGCGATGCGCCGGGCGATGTCGCCACGGTAGAAATCGTCGAGGCCGGCCGCCGCCAGGCGCTCGAGCGTCGCGGGCAATTCGCCCAGCACCATGAAGCCGGGCGTGCCCTGATAGGGCGGTACCGGCGGCAGGCCTCCAGGCAGGTAGATGCGGGCGCTTTCCTGGTAGAGCCGCAGCACCGAGGCGGAAGAGGCGACCTTCAGCGTCGTGTACCAGTCGGCCGGCAGGCCGCGCTTCGCCAGCGCGATGGCGGGGCCGAGAAGATCGGCGAGCGGCAGCTTCGAGCCGAAGGCTTCCTTCAGCTTGGCATAGCCCGCGACCGAGGACGGCGTGACAAAGGAGAGCGGGCCGTGGATGTTGCGATCGCCGACGACCTCGGGCCAGGTGAAGAGGTCCTTCTTCATCTCGCCGGTGAGGGGATAATCGGCGGGATTGGCCCGGCGCGACGCGACGGGGCCGAAATCGACAACCTGGGCACGGCTCTCGCCAGCCTTGAGCACCACCGCGAAGCCGATGCCGCCCAGGCCGCTGTTCCAGGGCTCGAGGGCGGCCAGCGCGAAGCAGGTCGCGACGGCGGCGTCGGCCGCGTTGCCGCCCTGTTCGAGGATCGCGACGCCGGCTTCGGCCGCTTCCCGGTTCTGCGAGACGACGATGCCGTGTCGGCCGGCGGCCGACGGCTTCGTCAGATTCCAGTTCTGGCTGCGATAGGGCGTAGCGGGCGTGTACACGAGGCGACCTCCGAGATTTGTCGGCGGCCGCATACTGCATGGCGATGCCGGAGAGGTCGAATGCGTCCTGCCAGCGTTCGGGCCGCGCTCAGCGCAGGGCGCTTGCCGGCAGGATGTCGGGTGTCAGAAGACGTTGGGGTAGATGTAGCGGATGATCACGCTCTGGATGAAATAGATGATCAGCAACAGGATGATCGGCGAGATGTCGATGCCGCCCATATTGGGCAAGCGCTCGCGGATCGGCCGCAGCACGGGTTCGGTCATGCGATAGAGCATGTCCCAGACCGTGGCGACGAACTGGTTGCGGGTGTTGATGACATTGAAGGCGATCAGCCAGCTCAGAACGGCCGAGGCGATCAGGATCCACACATAGATCTGCAGGGCGAGCAGAACCACGTCGAGAACGGCACGCATCGATCTTCCTTTTTTCGGCCAGTCCGGGATGTTGCCGCAGAATATCGTCGAGACCTGCCGAAAGAGGCAACGGAAGCGATTGACATCCACGCGACGCACGGCCTAGAAGGCCAGCGCCTTGGGGCTGTAGCTCAGATGGGAGAGCGCTGCAATCGCACTGCAGAGGTCAGGGGTTCGAATCCCCTCAGCTCCACCAGGCAAATCGCGCAAGTGATTGATTTCCCAGCAAAATTTCGGATCGATTTGGGGCTGGCCCTATTTTTGGCCCTAGTCCGCGCATCGGTTGCCTACGCTTTGCGGCGGGCGGCTACGGACGATATGCCGCGCCGGCAGTCTCATGGATTCGGGGCCAACCAAAGGCTCTGCGAGGGGCTCTTCCATTTTTGAGCAAGTTTGGCCAACTGTGACGGTTGCGTAATTGTTGATCGCTATCGAGGACGATGCCGGCCTACAAATCTGAAAGACGATGCGGGCAGAGAACATCAATCCGTCCATTCTCACGTGGGCGCGCGAGACGGCCGGTCTCTCCGTTGAGGAGGCGGCTGTGCGCCTCGGGCTGTCGGCAACGGAAGCCTCGAGCGCCGAGGAAAAGCTGCTGGCTCTGGAGGAAGGCGAGCGCAAGCCGACCCGCAACCAGCTTCTCAAGATCGCGAGCGTCTATCGCCGCCCGCTGACCGCATTTTACATGGCCGCGCCGCCCGTGATCGGGAACAGAGGCGAGGACTTCCGTACAATCGCCGGGCAGGTTTCGGCCAAAGAGACAGCACTGCTCGATGCCCTGCTGCGCGACATTCGCGCCCGTCAGGATATGGCGCGCTCAATCCTTGAAGATGACGACGACACGACGCCTCTTCCTTTCGTCGGCCGGACATCGATTCGAGAGAATGTCGCGCTCGTGGCCGACACGATCCGCCAAGCACTCGGCATCGCCGCTGCGCGCGATATGCGCCGCTTCAACGGTCCTGAGGCGCTTTTCAACGATCTGCGCGAGCGCGTCGAAAAGATCGGCGTGTTTGTGCTTCTCGTCGGCAATCTTGGCTCACACCAGACGAACGTCAGCGAGAGCATCTTTCGCGGTTTTGCCATAGCCGACGAGATCGCGCCTTTCATCATTATCAATGACCAAGACGCCAAGGCAGCCCGCTCCTTTACGCTCATCCATGAGCTGGTGCATATTTTCGTTGGGTCGACCGGCGTCAGCGGATCGCCGTCAGCCGTAGAGCCTGAGACGCCCGCGGCGCGCGTTGAGCGGTTTTGCAATGACGTCGCCGGCGAATTTCTGCTTCCCACAGGCGAGCTACCGGCGATCGGCCAAATCACCGAGGGCGCGGAGCGCGAGGTCATCCGCATGGTTGCGGAGAGCTGGAACGTTTCGGAGCCGATGGTCGCCTATAGATTCCAGAGAACAGGACGCATAACCGAAGCGAAATATCGGGAGCTGGTAGCCCTTTATGCCGCGCGCTGGCGCCAGGTCCGTGAGCGCGCTCGCGAGCAGAACCGCGAAGCAGAGGGTGGCCCGAATTATTACGTCGTCAGGAAGCATCGACTTGGCCGGGCGCTTCTAGGCCTGGTAGGCCGCACGCTGCGTGACGAGGCTCTAACCCATACCAAGGCCGCAAAGATGCTCGGGGTGAAGCCGAGCTCCGTAGAGCCGCTACTGCGAACATCCGAGCGCGTTGGCCCCTTCGCCCCGGTCGAGAGGTAAGCGGTGCTGTACCTCCTCGATGCCAACGTGTTGATACGGGCGCATGAAGATTACTACCCGATCGACCGCGTGCCGCCCTTTTGGGACTGGCTGATCGTACAAGGCAGGGACGGCCGGATCAAAATGCCGTTCGAGATCCATGACGAGATTGCGGTCGCCAACGGTCCTTTGAAGGATT contains the following coding sequences:
- a CDS encoding ABC transporter substrate-binding protein, with the translated sequence MRRREFLMGTAALGLAGPALTRQAAAQGSATLMKFVPQANLSALDPVWTTATVTNNHGYYVFDMLYGTDEKLKPQPQMAEGHEISADGKTWRIKLREGLTFHDGSPVRGVDCAASLKRWTQRDPYGQLLGRAVEEWGAPDDRTIEIKLKRPFPMMLDCLAKSDQPPVIMPERLAKTDANTQVTEMVGSGPYKFVAADYVSGSRVAYEKFEAYKPRSEPPSRNAGGKVAHFKRIEWNILPDPATAGAALTRGEVDWWERPLTDLQPMLASNPDIKQEVIDKAGRGSIIRLNHLQPPFNNPKVRAAVRMAVKQEDYMRATQGDDTSLWQTCRSLWWRGTPYYDGDQEDLMPQSIEKAKAALKESGYNGEKVVIINPTDFPDIGPLGEVTFELLKQLGMNVEMAASDWGTVVQRRGSREPVEKGGWSIFHTTGSATGWGNPALSSLVRGQGEKGWFGWWKSDKAEALAEAWLYAPDEAAQSKNAKELGRLALEEVATIPLGQFVSRTAYRKDMTGMLAGSAPYPWGVKRG
- a CDS encoding gamma-glutamyltransferase; amino-acid sequence: MYTPATPYRSQNWNLTKPSAAGRHGIVVSQNREAAEAGVAILEQGGNAADAAVATCFALAALEPWNSGLGGIGFAVVLKAGESRAQVVDFGPVASRRANPADYPLTGEMKKDLFTWPEVVGDRNIHGPLSFVTPSSVAGYAKLKEAFGSKLPLADLLGPAIALAKRGLPADWYTTLKVASSASVLRLYQESARIYLPGGLPPVPPYQGTPGFMVLGELPATLERLAAAGLDDFYRGDIARRIAADIAASGGVVDAEDLANCRAELRESPTIAWRDSHLIHTAGGLTAAPTLERVVAGMADAPVDANGPSATWFTQLSQVMRQAYSDRLAGLGAAAAAKEPGDTCTTHLTVVDREGNLVAVTTTLLSSMGSRVVLPSTGVLMNNGMMWFDPRPGSANAIAPGARPLCNMLPVVVTPKDGGWPRLAAGSSGGRRILASIYQTLAWQLDFGMDTERTAHQPRIDVSGPDSTNADLRLPAQTIAALEAAGPTALVEHAVLPINFACPNFIQVSREGAEGSSDAASPWSAAVAAKR
- a CDS encoding YggT family protein, which translates into the protein MRAVLDVVLLALQIYVWILIASAVLSWLIAFNVINTRNQFVATVWDMLYRMTEPVLRPIRERLPNMGGIDISPIILLLIIYFIQSVIIRYIYPNVF
- a CDS encoding XRE family transcriptional regulator, whose product is MRAENINPSILTWARETAGLSVEEAAVRLGLSATEASSAEEKLLALEEGERKPTRNQLLKIASVYRRPLTAFYMAAPPVIGNRGEDFRTIAGQVSAKETALLDALLRDIRARQDMARSILEDDDDTTPLPFVGRTSIRENVALVADTIRQALGIAAARDMRRFNGPEALFNDLRERVEKIGVFVLLVGNLGSHQTNVSESIFRGFAIADEIAPFIIINDQDAKAARSFTLIHELVHIFVGSTGVSGSPSAVEPETPAARVERFCNDVAGEFLLPTGELPAIGQITEGAEREVIRMVAESWNVSEPMVAYRFQRTGRITEAKYRELVALYAARWRQVRERAREQNREAEGGPNYYVVRKHRLGRALLGLVGRTLRDEALTHTKAAKMLGVKPSSVEPLLRTSERVGPFAPVER